The Streptomyces sp. B3I8 nucleotide sequence CGGCACAGCGGGGCCCGGCGGTGCGTGGTGTCCCTGGTGCGGCGGCAGACGCTGGACGGGCCGGTGCTGGAGCTGTCCGTCGAGGACGACGGCACGGGAGGCGTCTCCGGTGCGGCCGGGGCGGCAGCCGCCGGCGTCGTCCGCGGGCCCGGCAACGGGTTGACCGGGCTGGCCGAACGGCTCCAGAAGGTGGGCGGTTCGCTGGACGCGGGGCGGGTGGGCAGGACGGCGAGGGGGGCCGGGTCGGCCGGCGGCGGATATCGGTTGGCGGCCCGGGTACCGGCGGGGGTCCCGGAGGAGACGGCCGGGGGAATGGGCGCGGCCGGGGACGCCGTAGGATCCGGGACATGAGCCGCACGATCAAGGTCCTGCTGGCGGAGGACCAGTCCATGGTCCGCGAGGCGCTGGCCGCGCTGCTGGGACTGGAGGAGGACATCGAGGTCGTCGCCCAGGTGGCGCGCGGCGACGAGGTGCTGGACGCGGTGCGGGAGCACGCCGTGGACGTTGCGCTGCTGGACATCGAGATGCCGGGCGCCACCGGGATCGAGGCGGCGGCCCGGGTGCACCGGGAGATGCCCCGGGTGAAGCTGGTCGTCCTCACGACGTTCGGGCGGCCGGGCTATCTGCGGGCGGCGATGGAGGCGGGCGCGGACGCGTTCCTGGTGAAGGACGCGCCGGCGGCCCAGCTGGCCGAAGCGGTGCGGAAAGTACTGGCGGGGGAGCGGGTGATCGACCCCACGCTCGCCGCGGCGGCCCTCGCCGGGGGAGCCAACCCGCTGACCGACCGCGAACGCGAGGTGCTGCGGGCGGCGGCGGGCGGTGCGACCAACGCGGAACTGGCGGCGACGCTGCACCTGTCCCAGGGCACCGTCCGCAACTACCTCTCCACGGCCATCCAGAAACTGACTGCCCGCAACAGGACGGAAGCGGTGCGGATAGCCCGCGAGAAGGGCTGGCTGTAGCGGGGGATCACGCCCGCTCGTCCGCTCGTCCGCTCGTCCGCTCGTCCGCTCGTCCGGTCGTCCGCTCGTCCGGTCACCCGGCGCCCGCGTCGGAGCCCGGGCCGGCGAGTCCGAGGTCGTACGCGAGGATGACGGCCTGAATGCGGTCGCGAGCGCCGATCTTGGCGAGGACGCGGCCGACGTGCGTCTTCACCGTGGACTCGGAGACGACGAGCCGGGCGGCGATCTCCCCGTTGGTCCAGCCCTTGCCGATGGCGACGAAGATCTCGTGCTCACGCTCGGTGAGAGACCGCAGTCGCGGATCCGTGCCCGGGTCACGCCTGGCGGCGGGCACGTGCTGCGTGTACTCGTCCAGGAGGCGGCGGGTGAGCGCGGGCGCGATGACGGCGTCGCCGACGGCGACGGCGCGGATGCCGGCGAGGAGTTCCTCCGGGCGCGCGTCCTTGAGGAGGAAGCCGCTGGCCCCGGCGCGCAGGGCGGCATGGACGTACTCGTCGAGGTCGAAGGTGGTCAGCACGAGGACACGGGAGCGGCCCCCGGCCGCGGTGATCCGGCGGGTGGCCTCGATGCCGTCCATGCCGGGCATGCGCACGTCCATCAGGACGACGTCGGGGCGCAGTTCGGCGGTCCTGCGGACGGCCTCGGCACCATTGGCCGCCTCGCCGACCACGTCCGTCTCGAGGATGGAGTCGAGCAGCACCCGGAAGCCGTAGCGCTGCAGCGGCTGGTCGTCGACGATGAGCACCGTGGTCACCGGGGGCCCGCCTGCGTGCCTGCCTGGGTGCCTGCCTGCGGTGTCACGTCCAGGGTGGCCTCCACCAGCCATCCGCCGCCGTTCGCGGGCCCGGCGGTGACCGTGCCGCCGTAGAGCGCCGCTCTCTCTCGCATACCCACCAGTCCGTGTCCTTCCTCGTTCCAAGGTGCGTGGCGTCCGGCCCGGCCGTTGTCCCGGACGCGGATGACCAGCCGTACGTCCTCGACGACCACCGCCAGCCGGACCCGGGTGCCGGCGCCGGCGTGCTTCAGCGCGTTCGTGAGGGCTTCCTGGACGATGCGGTAGACCGTCAACTGCATTCCGGAATCCAGGACGTCCACGTCGCCCACGGTGCGGTACACGACGTCCAGGCCGGCGGTGCGCACCCCGTCGCACAGCGCCTCGATGTCCGACAGCCGTGGCTGTGGGCTGAGTTCGGGCGCCGCCGCCGGCACCTGCGAGGCCTCCCGCAGCACACCGAGCACGCGCCGCAGCTCGCCGAGGGCCGTGCGACCGGTGTCGCCGATGAGCCGCAGGGCCTCCTTGCCGCGTTCGGGAGCGGTGTCGGTGGCGTACAGCCCGGCGTCGGCGAGGGTGACCAGGACGGCCAGATGATGACCGACGATGTCGTGCATCTCGCGCGCCACCCGGGCCCGTTCGGTGGCCGCCGCGAGCCTGCTGCGCTGGTCGCGTTCGATCTCCAGACGTGCCGCCCGTTCGCGCAGCCCCGCGAGCTGGGCCCGCCGGGTCCGGATCATCATGCCGAGCGCCACGGCCGCGGTCGTGGTGCTCAGCAGGAAGAACAGCGCGTCCCAGACACTGACGACCGACGAGACGCGCACCGCGACGAGGACCGCCCCCGCCACCATGACCACGCACGCCCACGACAACTGCCGCAGCCGCCCGTGCAGGGCGAGGCTGTAGAGGGCGATGAACAGGGCGATGTCCGCGCGCAGCGCGACGTGCAGTGACCACTGGAGGCCGAACACCGCCGCGACCGCGCCGAACGCGGCCATGGGCCGGCGCCGCCGCCACAGCAGGGGCAGTACCAGCCCGACCTGGAAGAGCAGGACGGCCGCCGTGGGCAGCGTGCGGAAGGCCAGCCGGAGTCCGTCCGGGCCGTCGCCGTCGTCGTCGCGGATCCCCCCGTGCACCAGATCCGGCAGGCAGAACATGGCGAAGACCAGCACCACCACCGCGGTGTCCAGCACCCACGGACGGGACCGGTCCGCCTGCCGCAGCCGCTGGCCGCCCCTCAGGAGCCGGGCGACCAGCGGTCCCATCCCGCCGGTCTCGTCGGCGGACGCGGTCGTCGTCGAGGTGCTCACCCGCCCATGATGCGGGTGGTCGGACGTCACCGCGCCGCTCAGACGTCACTGCGCCGCAGCCGGTACGCCGCGCCGGCCAGCGCGAGCGCCGTCCAGCCGACGAAGACCAGCAGACCGGCGGTCGGCGACAGGGTGGTGCTGTCATGGGTCAGTGCGAACATCGACTGGCCCGCGGTGCTCGGCAGGTAGGGGCTGATGTCGTCCTGCCACGAGCTGGGCAGCAGCGAGATCAGCCCGGGGATCAGCATCAGGACGGCGACCAGCACCGAGATGCCGCCGGCCACCGACCGCAGCAGTGCGCCCAGGGCGGTGCCGAGCACGCCGATCAGGCCGAGGTAGAGACCGGCGCCCAGCAGGCTCCGCAGGACTCCCGCGTCCGTCAGGCCCATCGCGGCCGGGGTGTCGGAGACGATGCCGCTGCCGAACCCGAAGGTGACGAACGCGCCCACGGTGCCGACGATCAGCGCGACCAGCCCGAACACGGCCGCCTTGGACCACAGCACGGGCAGGCGGCGCGGTACGGCGGCGAGCGTCGAGCGGATCATCCCGGTGGAGTACTCCCCGGCGGTGACCAGCACGCCGAGCACGCCGAGGGCGAGCTGGGCGAAGGTGGTGCCGAAGAGGGACAGACTCACGGCCGTGGCGTCGGCGAAGTCCTCGTCCAGATGGCCGGAGTCGAACCCGGACTTGTAGCGGTAGGCGGCGATCAGCCCGAAGGCGACGACGAAGAGCAGGCCGAGCCCGAGAGTGATCCAGGTCGAACGCAGCGACCACAGCTTGGCCCACTCGGAGGACAGCACGCGCCGTCCGGTCACCCGGTGGACGGGGCGGGCGGGAGCGGCCGCGGGGGCCTCGGCGGTCGTGGTCAGGGTGCTCACGCGGGCCTCCCGGCGGTCTCGAAGGTCTCGGCGGCCTCGTCGGCCGTGGTGGGTCCGGTGGGACTGGTGAGTCCGTTGGGTCCGTTCGGCCCGTTGGGTCCGTTGGGCTCGACGGTGGTGGTGCCGTGGTACTCCACGGCGTCCTTGGTCAGTTCCATGAACGCCTCCTCCAGCGACACGGTCCGCGCGCTCAGTTCGAACAGCGCGATCCCGTGCTCCGCCGCCTTCAGGCCGATCTCGCGGGCGCCGACCCCGGTCACCTGGAGCTCCTCGGAACCGGCGCGCCCGGTGATGTCGACCCCGGGGCCGGCCAGCACCTCGCGCAGCCGTGCCGGATCCTGCGTGGCCACCCTCACCGTGCCGCCGCCCGCCTCGCGGACGAGGTCGGCCACGGTGGTGTCGGCCAGCAGCCGGCCCCGCCCCACGACGATGAGGTGGTCCGCCACCAGGGCCATCTCGCTCATCAGGTGGGAGGACACGAACACGGTGCGGCCCTGGTCGGCGAGGCCCTTGAGCAGGTTGCGGATCCAGAGGACGCCTTCCGGGTCGAGCCCGTTGACCGGCTCGTCCAGCATCAGCGTCTGCGGATCGCCGAGCAGCGCCGCCGCGATGCCGAGCCGCTGTCCCATGCCGAGGGAGAAGGCCCCGGCGCGCTTGTTCGCCACCGCGCCGAGCCCGGCGAGCTCGATGACCTCGTCGACCCGGCTGCGGGGGATCCCGTGCGTCAGCGCGAGCGCCTTGAGGTGGTGGTAGGCCGTACGCCCCGGGTGGATCGACCTCGCCTCCAGCAGGGCGCCGATCTCCTGGAGCGGTGCGTGATGCCGGGCGTAGTGCAGGCCGTTGACCGTGACGGAGCCGCTCGTCGGGGCGTCGAGCCCGACGATCATGCGCATGGTCGTGGACTTCCCCGCGCCGTTGGGGCCGAGGAAGCCGGTCACCATGCCCGGCTCGACGGTGAAGTCCAGTCCGTCGACGGCCGTCTTGTCGCCGTACCTCTTGGTGAGCTGCCGTGCGTCGATCATGCGGGTCCCCTTCTGCCGAAACAGTGGCGCCCGTCCGATCCTCCGGCGCCTCACCGGCCACGCTAGGACCCGGAACGCCCCGGATCGGTGGTACCGGGGACTGATCCACGCCGGTCGGGTCGTACCGCGGTACTACGCGCCGACGTCGCCCCGCGCGGGACCCGACGCCGCTCCGTGTGGACCCGGGTATCGCTTGCGTGGGTGCCGACACCGCGCCCCGCGTGGGCCCCCGCACCGACCGTGGAGGCCCCGCAGCGACCCCGCGCCCCCGTCAGTTCAGGCGGGCGCGCGCCCCCCGCGCCTCCGCACGGACCGTGTCCGCCGCCGCCTCGTCCAGCGCCCCCACCACCTCCGCGTACGCCTCCAGCTGCTCGGCCCCCGCCAGGAACTCCCCCCGGAGCACCAGCGTGCGCGCGTACTCGTACCGCAGTCGTGCCGGGTGCGCCGGCAGACGCAGCGACAGCTCCAGCGCCCACAGGGCGACGTCCGACCGCTCGGGCCGGGCGGCGGCCCACGCACGGACGTTGTTCAGGACGCGGAGCACGATCTCCAGCGGATCCGCCGGTGTCAGCATCGCCGGATCCAGCGCCGCCCCCGTCGTCCCGGCGACCAGCAGCTCCGCGTCGTCCCCGGTCAGCACCCGGCCCCCGGCGAACGGATCCGCCAGGACCTGCTCGCCCCCCGAACCGAACCCGCCACCCGCGCCGAGCTCTTCGACGGAGCCGAACCCCACCACGAAGTGTCCCGGCAGTGCCACCCCGTACACCGGCGCCCCGGCCCGCCGGGCCACCTCCATCCACAGCACCGACAGCAGGATCGGCAGCCCGCGCCGGCGTCGCAGCACCTCGTGCAGCAGGGACGACTCCAGCCGCTGGTAGTCGGCCGGCGTCCCCGCGAACCCGAGGCGCCCGCCGAGGAGTTCGGCCAGGGCCCTCGCCCAGGAACGCGGCCCGCCGGGCCGGAACGGCAGCTGCCCGGCCAGCTCGTCCAGCCGGACGTCGACCGCGTCCGTCCCGGCGTCGTCCAGCGTGCCGTCCGCCGCCGCGCCCACGAGCAGGCAGAGCGTGGCGAGGTCGGGCCGCTTCGCCCTGGCCTCCTCCGCGAACCGCCGCCGTACCTCCTCGCCCCGCTCCCGCCCCGGCGGAACCGGTCGTGCCGGTGGCCACACCCCGGCCATGCCTCAGTCGTCCCGGCCGGGG carries:
- a CDS encoding response regulator transcription factor, with the protein product MTTVLIVDDQPLQRYGFRVLLDSILETDVVGEAANGAEAVRRTAELRPDVVLMDVRMPGMDGIEATRRITAAGGRSRVLVLTTFDLDEYVHAALRAGASGFLLKDARPEELLAGIRAVAVGDAVIAPALTRRLLDEYTQHVPAARRDPGTDPRLRSLTEREHEIFVAIGKGWTNGEIAARLVVSESTVKTHVGRVLAKIGARDRIQAVILAYDLGLAGPGSDAGAG
- a CDS encoding ABC transporter permease; translation: MSTLTTTAEAPAAAPARPVHRVTGRRVLSSEWAKLWSLRSTWITLGLGLLFVVAFGLIAAYRYKSGFDSGHLDEDFADATAVSLSLFGTTFAQLALGVLGVLVTAGEYSTGMIRSTLAAVPRRLPVLWSKAAVFGLVALIVGTVGAFVTFGFGSGIVSDTPAAMGLTDAGVLRSLLGAGLYLGLIGVLGTALGALLRSVAGGISVLVAVLMLIPGLISLLPSSWQDDISPYLPSTAGQSMFALTHDSTTLSPTAGLLVFVGWTALALAGAAYRLRRSDV
- a CDS encoding response regulator transcription factor, which encodes MSRTIKVLLAEDQSMVREALAALLGLEEDIEVVAQVARGDEVLDAVREHAVDVALLDIEMPGATGIEAAARVHREMPRVKLVVLTTFGRPGYLRAAMEAGADAFLVKDAPAAQLAEAVRKVLAGERVIDPTLAAAALAGGANPLTDREREVLRAAAGGATNAELAATLHLSQGTVRNYLSTAIQKLTARNRTEAVRIAREKGWL
- a CDS encoding ATP-binding cassette domain-containing protein; translation: MIDARQLTKRYGDKTAVDGLDFTVEPGMVTGFLGPNGAGKSTTMRMIVGLDAPTSGSVTVNGLHYARHHAPLQEIGALLEARSIHPGRTAYHHLKALALTHGIPRSRVDEVIELAGLGAVANKRAGAFSLGMGQRLGIAAALLGDPQTLMLDEPVNGLDPEGVLWIRNLLKGLADQGRTVFVSSHLMSEMALVADHLIVVGRGRLLADTTVADLVREAGGGTVRVATQDPARLREVLAGPGVDITGRAGSEELQVTGVGAREIGLKAAEHGIALFELSARTVSLEEAFMELTKDAVEYHGTTTVEPNGPNGPNGPNGLTSPTGPTTADEAAETFETAGRPA
- a CDS encoding sensor histidine kinase translates to MGPLVARLLRGGQRLRQADRSRPWVLDTAVVVLVFAMFCLPDLVHGGIRDDDGDGPDGLRLAFRTLPTAAVLLFQVGLVLPLLWRRRRPMAAFGAVAAVFGLQWSLHVALRADIALFIALYSLALHGRLRQLSWACVVMVAGAVLVAVRVSSVVSVWDALFFLLSTTTAAVALGMMIRTRRAQLAGLRERAARLEIERDQRSRLAAATERARVAREMHDIVGHHLAVLVTLADAGLYATDTAPERGKEALRLIGDTGRTALGELRRVLGVLREASQVPAAAPELSPQPRLSDIEALCDGVRTAGLDVVYRTVGDVDVLDSGMQLTVYRIVQEALTNALKHAGAGTRVRLAVVVEDVRLVIRVRDNGRAGRHAPWNEEGHGLVGMRERAALYGGTVTAGPANGGGWLVEATLDVTPQAGTQAGTQAGPR
- a CDS encoding transglutaminase-like domain-containing protein codes for the protein MAGVWPPARPVPPGRERGEEVRRRFAEEARAKRPDLATLCLLVGAAADGTLDDAGTDAVDVRLDELAGQLPFRPGGPRSWARALAELLGGRLGFAGTPADYQRLESSLLHEVLRRRRGLPILLSVLWMEVARRAGAPVYGVALPGHFVVGFGSVEELGAGGGFGSGGEQVLADPFAGGRVLTGDDAELLVAGTTGAALDPAMLTPADPLEIVLRVLNNVRAWAAARPERSDVALWALELSLRLPAHPARLRYEYARTLVLRGEFLAGAEQLEAYAEVVGALDEAAADTVRAEARGARARLN